From the genome of Spirosomataceae bacterium TFI 002, one region includes:
- a CDS encoding Predicted arabinose efflux permease, MFS family, whose protein sequence is MTTKEKLLLFILACVNFTHIVDFMILMPLGPNLMKVFDISPAQFGYVVSSYGIAAGISGFTLAFFADRFDRKSVLFTAYIGFVIGTFACAMSPTYEVLMVARTLTGVFGGMIGSQVLSIVADTFGYERRATAMGIIMTAFSVASVVGVPGGLYLANLYNWHAPFFLVGALGIVVIPLIYFFVPNVNSHLQKHVKGNPFKVVSQILKTPNQLWALGLSTVIMLGHFSIIPFIAPSLVANAGFAESDIYLIYLVGGVLTIFSAPIVGKLADKKGKYPIFVVFAFLSMLPIFFITNLSPMPLYVILVISGFFFIATNGRIIPTQAMVSSVVQPQQRGSFMAINSSVQLMAQAIATNIGGAIIIERADGYLDNYEYVGYYAMFMIFLAVFVAKQVKSIE, encoded by the coding sequence ATGACCACCAAAGAAAAGCTACTTCTCTTTATACTTGCCTGCGTAAACTTCACCCATATTGTGGACTTTATGATCCTGATGCCTCTGGGGCCAAACCTCATGAAGGTTTTTGACATAAGTCCTGCCCAGTTTGGCTATGTGGTATCTTCTTATGGTATTGCTGCTGGTATTTCAGGTTTTACATTGGCGTTTTTTGCGGATAGATTTGACAGAAAATCTGTTTTATTTACGGCATACATTGGCTTCGTGATAGGAACATTTGCTTGTGCAATGTCGCCTACTTATGAAGTATTAATGGTTGCAAGAACGCTTACTGGTGTATTTGGCGGAATGATAGGCTCACAAGTGCTTTCTATCGTGGCGGATACATTTGGGTATGAAAGGCGTGCAACTGCAATGGGGATTATTATGACAGCTTTTTCAGTTGCTTCTGTCGTAGGAGTTCCTGGCGGCTTGTATTTGGCCAACCTTTACAACTGGCATGCTCCTTTCTTTTTAGTAGGAGCTTTGGGAATTGTTGTAATTCCACTCATCTACTTTTTCGTGCCAAATGTAAATTCACATTTGCAAAAACACGTAAAAGGAAATCCATTCAAGGTTGTTTCTCAGATATTAAAAACCCCAAATCAATTATGGGCACTAGGGCTTTCAACAGTTATCATGTTAGGCCACTTTAGTATTATTCCCTTCATTGCTCCTTCATTGGTTGCAAATGCTGGATTTGCCGAAAGTGACATTTATCTCATCTATTTGGTGGGAGGCGTTTTAACAATTTTCTCAGCTCCAATAGTGGGCAAACTTGCAGACAAAAAAGGTAAGTATCCAATTTTTGTTGTTTTCGCTTTTCTTTCAATGTTGCCCATTTTCTTTATTACCAATCTAAGCCCAATGCCGCTTTATGTGATTTTGGTAATCTCTGGCTTCTTTTTTATTGCAACTAATGGAAGAATCATTCCTACTCAGGCGATGGTTTCCAGTGTTGTACAACCTCAACAAAGGGGAAGCTTTATGGCAATAAATTCTTCTGTACAGTTAATGGCACAAGCGATTGCTACTAACATAGGTGGAGCCATCATCATAGAACGTGCAGATGGATATCTCGACAACTACGAGTATGTCGGTTATTATGCGATGTTTATGATTTTCTTGGCTGTTTTTGTAGCCAAGCAAGTGAAGAGTATAGAGTAA
- a CDS encoding geranylgeranyl diphosphate synthase, type II encodes MKLHQYQKAIAEAVEKLHYGENPVELYQPISYIMSLGGKRMRPALTLMAYNLYKEDWENVLKAALAVEVFHNFTLLHDDIMDDAPLRRGEPTVHEKWNANTAILSGDVMLVAAYELLGSVEGQYFKQAFKRFNRTAAEVCEGQQFDMNFESIDIVETEQYLEMIKLKTSVLLGFALELGGLMAGQDEKEQALLYDIGINFGLGFQVKDDILDVFGDQVKVGKQVGGDIIENKKTWLLIKALELSEGSSEGDILREWIAKKDFDKDEKVKAVRTIYNGLGIRELAEELMQSYFKKGFEDIWNLNCGPYGKQELKSFGEFLMAREA; translated from the coding sequence ATGAAGTTACATCAATACCAAAAAGCCATTGCCGAAGCTGTAGAAAAGCTACATTATGGAGAAAATCCAGTGGAGCTCTACCAGCCTATTTCATACATTATGTCATTGGGAGGCAAAAGAATGAGGCCAGCACTTACGCTCATGGCATATAACCTGTATAAGGAAGACTGGGAAAATGTTTTGAAAGCCGCATTGGCAGTAGAGGTGTTTCACAACTTTACTTTGTTGCATGATGACATCATGGATGATGCTCCCTTGCGTAGAGGAGAACCTACTGTACACGAAAAATGGAATGCAAATACAGCAATCCTTTCTGGAGATGTAATGCTTGTAGCGGCATATGAGCTGCTGGGCTCAGTAGAAGGTCAATACTTTAAACAAGCATTCAAACGGTTCAATAGGACTGCAGCTGAGGTATGTGAAGGACAACAGTTTGACATGAATTTTGAATCAATTGATATTGTAGAAACGGAGCAGTATCTCGAAATGATCAAACTCAAGACATCAGTTTTGCTTGGTTTTGCTCTTGAGCTTGGTGGCTTAATGGCAGGTCAAGATGAAAAAGAGCAGGCTTTGCTTTATGATATTGGGATCAACTTTGGACTTGGGTTTCAGGTGAAAGATGATATTTTGGATGTTTTTGGGGATCAAGTCAAAGTTGGAAAACAAGTTGGCGGAGACATCATTGAAAACAAAAAGACATGGTTGCTCATAAAAGCTTTGGAACTTTCCGAAGGTTCGAGCGAAGGTGATATATTGAGAGAATGGATTGCCAAAAAAGATTTTGACAAGGACGAAAAGGTAAAAGCTGTTAGGACAATCTATAATGGACTTGGAATTAGAGAACTTGCTGAAGAGCTTATGCAGTCTTACTTTAAAAAAGGATTTGAAGACATTTGGAATCTTAACTGCGGACCATATGGCAAGCAAGAACTAAAGTCATTTGGAGAATTTTTAATGGCTAGAGAAGCGTAA
- a CDS encoding amino acid/polyamine/organocation transporter, APC superfamily, with protein sequence MATEKQPNELLKLLGIGFGIAVTIGGTIGTGILRKPGPVAEYLGNPWLIMGVWLAVGIYALLGVLCAVELAVSMPKAGAWYVYAKRAFGPFVGFFTGVASWLGTVSAISFGAYTWSEYVDVLFPSANISLQIIATIILVLLLGLHLLGTKVGGKSQELISIIKAVGLLLFVVFCFVYGAETREAAQMEHVAKDGLFAGLLGAFLAVFYTFDGWHTATYFSEENTNPTKNLPKSMILGVLAILVIYLLVNAAILYVIPMDQLVGSKLAAADAVELMFGAQAGKILTIFLMISIFGILNAQVMFAPRVIFSMSRDGLFWKKLTQVNSKGSPAFALSFTVMLSIILLIAGKELSGKLSDIATFFFILSYTLGFASLIRLRKTEPELDRPFKVPLYPFLPWFLLIISALFLVGTVIGDLESSSFALIFIAISYPLFLLVKKQNQEQTK encoded by the coding sequence TTGGCTACTGAAAAACAACCCAACGAATTATTAAAACTCCTAGGCATAGGCTTTGGAATTGCGGTAACAATAGGAGGTACTATAGGCACAGGAATTCTTCGAAAGCCCGGTCCTGTGGCAGAATATTTAGGAAATCCGTGGTTGATAATGGGTGTATGGCTAGCTGTAGGAATATACGCTTTATTAGGAGTTTTATGTGCAGTGGAACTTGCTGTTTCTATGCCAAAAGCAGGAGCATGGTATGTATATGCCAAAAGGGCTTTTGGGCCTTTTGTTGGTTTTTTTACTGGAGTTGCTAGCTGGCTGGGTACTGTAAGTGCAATAAGTTTTGGTGCTTATACATGGAGCGAATATGTCGATGTGCTATTTCCTTCGGCCAATATTAGTTTGCAAATTATTGCAACAATTATACTCGTACTTTTACTCGGTCTTCATTTATTAGGGACGAAAGTTGGTGGAAAATCACAAGAATTAATTTCGATCATAAAGGCAGTTGGGCTCTTACTTTTTGTAGTTTTTTGTTTTGTCTATGGAGCAGAAACACGAGAGGCTGCTCAAATGGAGCATGTTGCTAAAGATGGTCTCTTTGCAGGGCTTCTTGGTGCTTTTTTAGCTGTTTTTTACACTTTTGATGGCTGGCATACTGCCACCTATTTTTCCGAAGAAAATACGAATCCCACGAAGAATCTTCCCAAGTCAATGATCTTGGGCGTCCTTGCCATTTTGGTGATTTACCTACTAGTCAATGCTGCGATTTTATATGTTATCCCAATGGATCAACTTGTGGGATCTAAGCTTGCAGCTGCGGATGCTGTTGAGCTGATGTTTGGAGCACAGGCGGGAAAAATCCTTACCATATTCTTAATGATTTCGATTTTCGGAATATTAAATGCTCAGGTCATGTTTGCCCCTAGGGTAATCTTTTCTATGAGTAGGGATGGCTTGTTTTGGAAAAAACTAACCCAAGTGAACAGTAAAGGGTCTCCTGCATTTGCTTTGAGCTTTACTGTTATGCTTTCAATTATTTTATTAATTGCAGGAAAAGAGTTGAGTGGAAAACTAAGTGACATTGCAACTTTCTTTTTTATACTCAGCTATACATTAGGTTTTGCATCCCTTATTAGGCTGCGAAAAACTGAACCTGAACTAGATAGACCTTTCAAGGTGCCATTATATCCATTTTTGCCTTGGTTTTTATTAATTATTTCCGCCTTATTTTTAGTAGGAACAGTTATTGGTGACCTTGAAAGTAGTAGCTTTGCCCTTATATTTATAGCCATCAGTTATCCACTTTTTCTTCTTGTGAAAAAGCAAAATCAAGAACAAACGAAGTGA